The genomic window CATATCTCCAGCTAAGGGTAAGCCCCATTGTTGCATTTGCCAAGGTAGCTTGGCGCTAGAGGAGAGGGGGGTATTTAAAATAACTAAACTTTCAATTTGCTCAGGATGACGCAAAGCATACTGCAAGCCTACAGAACCTAAAAAGCCTTGTACTACTAAAGAAAAACGTTCGAGTTTTAGGGCTTGCAAAAAGTCCGCTAGAGCATCTATAAAAGCGTCAGGAGTATAGGCAAATTCTTTTTTATCGGGTTTAGCAGAATAGCCAAAACCAACCCAATCGGGAGCGATCGCTCTTGTACCTTGATTTGCCAATGCTGGCATAATTTGCCGCCAACTGTAGCTGTGAGATGGCAAGCCATGTAATAAAACGACAGGTACTAAGTCTGTTTCGCTTCTAGGCGTAGACTCACGGTAAAACCAATCAAGTCCGCCAACTTTAATTTTATTTTCTGTCACGATCGCGCTATTAAGCAGAAGTTATTTCTTTATGTCGTTACGATACCAAGAAACTGTCTAATAATTTTATAATCCTCTGGGCTGTAGCTGGAGCTAATAAAACCCCATTCCGATAATGCCCAGTAGCGAGAAGAACATTACTAAACCCCTCTAAAAGCTCAATTATGGGGGCGGGACGGGCTTCAGGGCGGGGGCGCAACCCTGACCAGGTTTTGATGGTAGTGGCGGCTGCTAATGCCGGACAATAGGCGATCGCACGGTGTCTAACTGCCTCTAGTTTTTCTGCTTCTGGTACAACTTGCCCCGATTCTAAGGGAAATTCTACCGTTGCCCCAATCCAGTAATCTGTAACAGGATTGCTAGTTAAACACGGCACTATATGCACATCGTTACCAGTAATTACAGGTTGAAACTCTGGGTTTCCTAAAGAGTTTGGTAAGCGGATATGGATTGCTTGACCTAGTACGGGTCTAATATCTAGTAGAGGTGGAATTTGCAAGTTAGGAAGAGACTGCAACGAACCTAAGCCAGCAGCTACTACTAAGCAATCTATTACTTTGCCTTGTACAGATTTAACTACATGGTGAAGATTAGCAGTAGTCAGATCGTATTGTAAATTTGTGGCATCAAAATGAAAAATTACGCCCCGACTTTTTGCCGCATCTACTAAGGCTAAAGTTAGCGCTACAGGATCTACTTGGATATCTTGGGGAGAATAAATTGCTGCGGGGATATTTTGACAATCTATTTGCGGACAACTCGCTTTTAGTTTGGCGCTATCCCATAATTCTAACTGCCATCCTTGCTCAGAACGAATTGCGGCTAATTTTTCCCATTTGGCTAAATCTTCTCCCTCTGGGCAAAGTTTTAAAATTCCCTGTTGATTGTAAGGAATTGTTCGCTTGGTAATTG from Synechocystis sp. PCC 7509 includes these protein-coding regions:
- a CDS encoding alpha/beta fold hydrolase; the protein is MTENKIKVGGLDWFYRESTPRSETDLVPVVLLHGLPSHSYSWRQIMPALANQGTRAIAPDWVGFGYSAKPDKKEFAYTPDAFIDALADFLQALKLERFSLVVQGFLGSVGLQYALRHPEQIESLVILNTPLSSSAKLPWQMQQWGLPLAGDMLTQDPLLVDRTLEGGSRYRISDRDLDTYRQPFLKSSAAGRSLMYTIRNLQRPSAMAEIEAGFKQWQYPTAIIWGITDPWLPLSMAQNFAASIKHSEFIKLEEAGHYPQEHFYDLVLESLLPFVRRVS
- a CDS encoding NAD(P)/FAD-dependent oxidoreductase; its protein translation is MNHIVIIGCGVVGATIAYELSLIPGLKITVLDKQPPAQGSTAAALGVLMGIISHKTKGKAWQMRSHSIERYTTLIPELEAITKRTIPYNQQGILKLCPEGEDLAKWEKLAAIRSEQGWQLELWDSAKLKASCPQIDCQNIPAAIYSPQDIQVDPVALTLALVDAAKSRGVIFHFDATNLQYDLTTANLHHVVKSVQGKVIDCLVVAAGLGSLQSLPNLQIPPLLDIRPVLGQAIHIRLPNSLGNPEFQPVITGNDVHIVPCLTSNPVTDYWIGATVEFPLESGQVVPEAEKLEAVRHRAIAYCPALAAATTIKTWSGLRPRPEARPAPIIELLEGFSNVLLATGHYRNGVLLAPATAQRIIKLLDSFLVS